The Onychostoma macrolepis isolate SWU-2019 chromosome 18, ASM1243209v1, whole genome shotgun sequence genome includes the window ttagaacactagtatatTCACCAGCTGAAAAATGGTTtcaagtcagttatttctatcttttgctgtagtgtgtcagtaggaaatatcagtttacatttccaaacattcattttgccattaattgtaataagagAAAACAAGGAGTTagaaaatgaatagagtgcaaatgttagagggtcaagtgttgtatttttttaataaaaaataaaacaaatagataaaatagaattataatagaaagtgctagagttagagggtcaaataaagatggaagaaatgtgtttttagcGATGGTTAAGGACTcggctgctcggattgagttgagCAGGTCATTGAACCAGGAGGGAATAGTTAaggtaaaagtctgtgaaagtgagtTTGTGCTTCTTTGGGATGGTACAATAGTGCGccattcacttgcagaatgcaagcttctagagggcacatgaGTCTAAAgtagtgaatttaggtaaaggggtgcagagccagtggaggttttgtaggcaaacattaatccCTTAAATTTTATGCaggcagctattggtagccagtgcaaattgatgaacagaggtgtgacgtgcattcttttcggctcattaaagattaatcttgcagcagcattctggattacaaatgcttaaaattaaaaatgatacttTTTTTAGTTGCATTCTGCAAAACAAAAGGTTTCTGGATTTGAACTGACAGGAAAACAATCATGTTCTCATTTATGTTCTCAATATTCAGAAATTTGAAATGGTGTGTTTTTAACTATAAGAAAGGGAAATCCAAGGCACTCttcttcaaaattatttaaagagCCTTTATTTTACTGGCTATTTCatattagaaaatataaaagacaTGGGAAAAAAGCAACCCATGCGTAACGGCACAAATAGCCTTCTTCAGGGTATGTGTTTTggtgtgtttttaacatttggTGTTGATTATGTCAAGaaaaacactgtattttaaCAGGTCtttcaaatgtaaacattttggAAGTTTGAGCAGGATTCCTATCATTAAGCTTCTACAGATCATCctcattttcaaaatgctttataGTTTAACAGCAGCTGGTTTATATTGCATTAATGTAATATCAGATTCTGCCACAGAATATGAACATAGCTGCTATCCTGCCAAGCCCCCTCACAACTCATGTGCTGAATATAGACCATGGAGTTCCTGGAGCCAACATGACCATTAGCCTCCATCACCTAAACCCCATCTCATCAGAGTGGAATTTACTCACAACACGGTAAACAATTAATTCAAGTGTAATGTCAAATTATTCCAATGATTAAATGTCTTCAGTTTTGTATAAACCAGATTGTATGCATATTTAAGATGATGTAGCGGTTTTGTCAATTCCAAGTAAATCAATTTCAAAAGCTTctcaaaatcataaaaatgaaaaaatgtattaattataggATAACTAATGATGATGGACGGTGTCCTGGGTTAATCAGCAAAGAAAGCTTCATTGCCGGTgtgtataaaatgcattttgagaCTGGAAAATACTGGGATGCTTTGGGGGAGACATGCTTCTATCCATATGTTGAGGTATGAGATAATTAAACATCCATTTAAACAATTACCTAcgataattattttttcaatcCTGGTCCTGGTGATCCACTACTTTGCAGAGGAAATTTGTCTCTCTTACCTGACACACTCagttaaattcatattttcatattcatatttttcacATTCTCATAGTGTAAATGAGCCAATGAGACGAGAGACATGCGGAGCCATGTGTGAGCTTTATTAGAGAGGCGTGGTCAGGAAACAAGCAAGAGTCAAAAAGTGGCAAACAGGAATATCACAGGCAAAACTGGCATGAGTAAGTCGACAGCGAACAATTtccaaaggggcttgacgagAGAGGTAATCTGAAAACGTAAGCaaaagtccaggcaggggaaaacacaaccCGAAAcagacaaggcaaggcaaggcaagactaggaaaactatcaaaggctctgtagagtagctaaagctagggCAGCGATAggtgcatacaatactcagcagtgagggagagaaagtccatggcttaagtaaggtGTGCAAAtaggaatcagctgtgtgtgatcagtgcaatcagctgtgtgcttgttgtcagtgcaatggatgatgggaactgtagtccggaggtgacatgcaacagttagtgtagtgccAGAGtcactgtggtgagtgagtgacctctggtgctgagtgaatggaagttcacataCCGGATTCATGACACATAGCATCttaatcaggtgtgtttaataaGGGTGATATACAAAATGTGCAAATCCCCAGGAccaggattgaaaaccactgctttaCAGTCCTTCTAATAACAACTGTTATTGTGTTAATAATTATTGTatgctcgctctctctctctctctctctctctccaggtTGTCTTCACCATTACTGATCCTTTACAGAAGTACCATGTTCCTCTGCTTCTGAGCCGTTTCTCTTATAGTACATATAGAGGAAGTTAGATGTAAAGTTAATGCATCTTTCAGTGCCTATGCACAAGTAAATGTTTTCTCTACTGTGGTAACACTTCATAATAGTGTTCAGTTTTTGTCGATAATGAGTTAATAATCTACTAAACATTAATACATATTTGTAGAtgattaaaataatgtcttaacTTACAAATTTGTTGtcataaaattgtttttgtaaatcttaaaatcattacaaactaataattattaaatgcatAATTTGAAGATATATTATGAATCACTTATTTCACTTGGTATCTTGAAATTGGAATTGGTATCTTGATAAACACTGGTTGATCATGAACAAATAATGACCAAATCCCTAGTAAATAATCAGTAGCCTGTAAAATTTGTTGAACATAATTACAATTTGTATCATTAAGTACTTGTCTGTTACACTGTAACAAAATGCTGTAAAACCAGTCAAATAAtgttttccattaaaaaaagtactATACTGTGAAAAACAGTGCATTCTGTTTCCTATAAAGATATTTACTGTGATGTATTGTGAATCAACACCACTGTGGGTGTATACAATATCCACACTGTCTATTATGACTGTGACTGTGTCTGAAATTGCCCAcataccctcattcactattccctattGTGATAGTTTTGGGATGAACACACACAACTTTTAATTACCATTGTAAAATTGAAGGGagttgaccaatcagaagaaagaaaaaaaagaggacGTGGATGGTATGAACCAGAAGGGGTGAGTAGAAAAGGAAGCAGAAAAGAAGAGAAGATCATCACCAGTAGGGGGAACCATTAAGATGATGATCACAGTGAGCAGTAAGTCAGACTTAAAGGTTTAttacacccaaaaatgaaaattagcctgttttactcaccctcgaggcatcctaggtgtatatgactttcttctttaaGACAAATCatatcggagttatattaaaaattgtcctggctattCCAAGCTCTATCATTGCAGTCagtgggtgtttctgttcaactGTCCACAAGTCATCAAATAAAGTGtgcgcatccataataaaacgtgcctcacacagctctggggggtgaataaaggcctcctgtagcgaatccatgggttttcataagaaaaatatccatatttcaaacgtaataaacacttttctcttaCTTCCGGTATCTGTCATACGCGGAAGGCGTTtccagtaaactgggagaagagcagagtaaactttaaagttatctacacaatctgtatatgatatcaataaaacatgtcgtcagattatatttgtaaggatcattattgctgcttccatagacatcagtgcatattttacaaactataaatgtatggttttgctagtacttatgtgtatttaaatgtctgaaatctaaaataagcattatatggttgaaaacactgaataagtgataatatgACAAACGCTCGTGTGTCTGATCTGGCTCcgcgccagaaagcagatttgaattcagcagttgatgacgtgacgCACTGAACTTTCTAAtgacaccggtgtgatcgtacactcctgggaccagccaagactgatcacaccggtgtgatcgtacgcgttaaagggttaatgtgcttggacacagagctctgtgaacagccagcctcttttgcaatgaccttttgtgtcttgccctccttgtgcaacgtgtcaatggttgtcttttggacaactgtcaagtcagcagtcttccccatgattgtgtagcctacagaaatagactgagagaccatttaaaggcctttgcaggtgttttgagttaattagctgattagaatgtggcaccaggtgtctttgatattgaaccttttcacaatattgtaattttctgagatactgaatttgggattttccttagttgtcagttataatcatcaaaattaaaagaaataaacattttaaatatatcagtctgtgtgtaatgaatgaatataatatacaagtttcactttttgaatggaattactgaaataaatcaactttttgatgatattctaattatatgaccagcacctgtatgtcaagctctctctctctgtgtgtgtgtgtgtgtgtgtgtgtgtgagagagagagagagagagagagagagagagagaacacatttcagcttatgaattttttttttctgttgtgtttgttgcacATCTTGATGACAGGGGTAGGGGGCTCTCATATAAAGCACTGAGGCTTCCCCAAATTCTAATTCAGATGCAGTGTGTTTTCCATGGTGggtttgaacaaaaccaaaactagaAACAGTTTGGCTCTGGATGGAACGCTATTATCTATCAAGACAGTGCTTTATGTGGGAGTCCTCTACCCCTGTCAGGcatcaaaatgtgcaacaaacatttacaacagaaaaaaagaaacataagctgaaatgtgttccctctctgtctctctctctcacacacacacacacggtttgacatacatgctcagggtaagtactgtaatgtatgtgtgtacaatatgtacattgagtactgctgttcagttggctcgtttgaggcaaaatttctttttgtatttttaaatacataaatctttttattttattagaatgaatttgtcTTTCATCAGATTTACCAAATGTTATAACTTCTATTTGTGCTGGTCAATTATGAACAATAGGTAAAATTGAACTGCTATAGCAAAAACTTGggtgctgcaaatatttgagttGCTCCTCCCCTTTGACTTGCCCCTCCCCTTTGAGTGACTCCTCCCCTTCGTGTGGCCCCTCCCCTAATCTCACTCCAAACTTTCGCTATAACTTGAGAGCCCTGAATACATACACAGGGTTGTCACTGGTTGGATTGAGATGTTGGTGTTTATTATAGAAAAAGTGtagtaaaaacagcattaaaccaGTTGTTTGTCTTTCTATCACAAGCTCCTCGCGCTACAGATCAGTACTGAAGCGGCGTTTCCTCTCATTTTCTTCTCATCTCAGCGGGTTGAATAAGATCAAGTCATTTTACATCTCTCTAAAATTATAACTAAAGATATATGAGGACATTAGACTTTATACTCACCGCTAAACTGGATGAGTCGACTAGTCTCCTGCTCGCCTGATGAACTTCTCTTCCGGAAAGCGTTTCTTCTCTTTTGTCACACTTGTGAATGGTCTCGGAGTGTAATGTTGTCATGTCTTTGTGCTTTAATTGTGATAGTTCAAATATGAACGATGTTTTCAAACCAAAACGTATTTTATACTTTACATCCATCGTAGGACACTACGGAAAAGACGCTGATTTACTGTCTGTTACAAGTAATCAGCTGCTCGCGAGACTGGTTGTCAGGACAACGACCTTTGGCGCGAAGGAAGATCACACGTGCGGGTTATTAATCTATGCGGGTGAAATATTCCATAggcaaatattttttgtacaaaaattTTATAGGAAGgctaagttacaaaaaaaaaaaaaaacacttgccaaGTCTACTGTAACCACAGCACTTGCTACATGTTGCACAATACAGCATAACTGCAGTACAGGGCCTATACAAGAAGACTTTATTGGCAATGAAAAGAAcatcattgccattaaagtcaCAAGACCGCTTACTCGCTCTATCCAATTACGTAgatggataaaaataaaattaaaataagcatGTAATGACCACAAACAGAGggaaaagtaaaagtactgatACATCACTTAAAATGTAGtcaagtaaaataatttttaaactacttaaaaaagtacaattactgataaaaacaaaaaaaaaaaaacaactacttAATTACTGTAACATGAGTATTTGTAATTCGTTACTTTACATCCCTGCTGacacaacacaacaaacagCA containing:
- the uraha gene encoding 5-hydroxyisourate hydrolase isoform X2, whose protein sequence is MNRLEHIRGHIVSADKNMNIAAILPSPLTTHVLNIDHGVPGANMTISLHHLNPISSEWNLLTTRITNDDGRCPGLISKESFIAGVYKMHFETGKYWDALGETCFYPYVEVVFTITDPLQKYHVPLLLSRFSYSTYRGS
- the uraha gene encoding 5-hydroxyisourate hydrolase isoform X1 is translated as MNRLEHIRGHIVSADKILPQNMNIAAILPSPLTTHVLNIDHGVPGANMTISLHHLNPISSEWNLLTTRITNDDGRCPGLISKESFIAGVYKMHFETGKYWDALGETCFYPYVEVVFTITDPLQKYHVPLLLSRFSYSTYRGS